The nucleotide sequence TCTCCGGTTAGCGCCGAGATATACGATTCGTATCTTCATTTGGGAAAGACGGATGATGAACTAGGGCGCCTGGGAGTTAAGAAGGGCAGTCATTACAGGAGTCACGTTGTTCCCGGCCGGCTCTCCTATATTTCAGAAATCGGCTACGGCGGCCTTCCGGACTTGCCGGAGGTAATGCGCCGGTATCGTAAGGAGGGCAATCCCTTGACGCCCGATTATCGGGGGCATCAAAGGCTCTTGAGCTCGATCGAAAGGAGCATGAAAGAGAGCGGGATCAGCGACGTGTTCAAGAGCACCAGCGAGCTGTGCCTTGCATCGCAGGAGATCCAAGCCACCGGCAACAAGCTGATGCTGGAGGCGGTTCGGTTGAACCCCGAGATCGATGGCTATTGCCTGCACGCTTTCACTGGAGGCGATTGGGTTATTGGCGCGGGCATGCTCGATATCTGGCGGCAGCCGAAGAAGGTGTTCCAAACCGTAAAGGAGGTGAACCGGCCCAGGTACGTCGCTATCAGGGTCATGCCGAGCAACGTTTATGCCCACGCGGCGGCTCGCCTGAGTATCTCGACGATCAACGAGCTCGATGCGATCCGATCGACGCTGGAGGTCCTTGTCACCAACAGCCATGGACAGGTAGTTCATGAAAGGCGATTGCCACTCAGATTGAGCGAGGGGATCCGGAAGGTGTTATCGGAAGAGTTGCGGCGGGGCCTGCCAACGGACACCTATCGAGTCCGGGCGAGCCTGAGGGGACGTGGCGGTACGATCGCGAAGAACGAACTGGTGTTTCGCGTCTTCGGTTCGGATGCGCTCAGGACGCCGTCCGAGCAATTCTATCTCTTGGATCCCGAGGGGTTGGTCCGGCCGTTTGCCGAAAGGCGAGGACTGCGATTCAAGAACTACGATGGGAAACCAGCAGACAAGCTGCCCGTTTTGGTGTCCGTGCAAGAGACAACGGATTGTGGGGCACTGGGCAGACTGAAACACGTAATCGAGAACGTCAGACGCGGCGGGGTTGCGGTGTTCTTGAATCCGCCGGCTATCGAGATGGGCTGGATCAGGGATCCGGACGATTACGTCAGCCACCCGCCCAAGCCAACGAGCAACCCGGTCATTACTTCCGGGCTATTCCCGCTGCGTATCAAGCGAAGGAGCGCGCACGGCCATTGGATCAGCGTCAATCACAGCGTGAGGCCGCATCCCGTGTTCGAGGGACTTCCGAGCGGTCGTCTCATGGGGCAGACCTACCAGAACGTGTGTGCTCTGGAGTCGATCATGGGGCTCAGGGTAAAGCCGATCGTGGCATCGATTTCGTGGAACTTTCGAGCCAACTATCACGGGCCTACCAAGTCGTGGTGGGGAGCGGACGTTGCGAGCGTTCCTTACGGCAAGGGGCGCATCGTACTGTCGACCTTGCGGCTGATGGAGAACCTGGGGAAGGACCCAGTGGCGGACAAGATACTGTTCAACCTGGTGAGGTGGAGCTCGACGCTCCTACGGTAGGCCGTGCGACCCGTCCGCTTGACGCATGCGGAACCTGAGCTCACCATCGGGCGCTCCTGATTCCAGGTGGCCGACTCGGGATGGCGTCTCCAAACAACGGTAGCTCTCGCGATACATGTGCTGCCCTTGTGGCCGGCGTCAATCGAGGCGTTCGGCGGAGCAGCGCACGCATCGAGCTCGTGGGGGAGCGACCCTTCGGGCCTGCCTTGAGGCTCGCGGAATTTCGTCTGGGCAACGGCCTGGGTGTGTTGCTGCTGGTCGATCGTTCGGCGCCGGTGCTGAGTTTTCAGACCTGGTTCCGCGTCGGCTCGCGTGATGACCCTCCGGGAAAAACCGGTCTAGCCCATTTTCTTGAGCACTTGATGTTCAACGAGACGGAGAATCTGCCGCCAGGCGCATTCGATCGCGTCTTGGAGGCGGCCGGCGCCGAGACCAACGCCGCGACCTGGGTGGACTACACGTGCTACTACGTGACGCTGCCAAGCAGCGAGCTCGATCTGGTCGCGCGTCTAGAGGCCGAGCGCATGGCCCGGCTGCGCCTGAGCGAGCCCCTGGTCGCCGCCGAACGGGAGGTGGTGGCGAACGAACGACTCCTGCGTGTCGACGACGACGTGGAGGGGACCGCCAACGAGACCCTGTACCGGACCGCCTTTCGCAGGCATCCGTACGGGCAGCCCACCGTTGGCTGGATGGCTGACATTCGGGGCTTCGGTGTGCGGGACTGCCAGCGCTTCTACCGCCGCTACTACGCGCCCAACAACGCGACGATCGTTCTCGTAGGAGACATGGAGCCCGGCGCTGCTTTGCGCACGCTGCAGAAGCACTACGGGAGGCTCAAAGCGACCCGCATCAACGCGAGCAGCGCGGACCGCGAGCCACCGCAGCGGGCGGAACGCCGCATCGTGCTGGAGCGACCGGCGACGTCTCCGAAGCTGCTGCTGGGTTATCGGACCCCAGCGGCTCGCGAGCGCGACCATGTCGTGTTGACCGTGCTCAACGAACTGCTTTGCGGGGGCCGCAGCTCTCGACTCTACCGCGAGCTCGTGCTGCAGCATGAGATCGCCTCGGAGGTTCGCGGTTTGCTGGCACCCTTTCGTGACCCCGGCTTGTACGAAATCTGGGTCGCGCTGCGCCAAGATCGTGAAGTCGAGGACGCCCTTGTGATCATCGAACGCAGGTTCCGAGAGCTGGCGCAGGGTCGCGTCAAGGTCCGAGAGCTGGACAGAGGCAAGCGTCGGATCGAGCTCGATTTTTGGCAGGCGCTCGAAACCGCGGGAGGCAAGGCGGATCAGATCGGCTTCCACGCTGCGGTGCTTGGCAACGCAGGGGAGCTGTTCGAGCGGCTCGAGCTCCTCGAAGGTGTTACAGGTGGCGATCTGCAGCGCGTGGCACGACGCTATCTGAGCCCGCGCACGCGCACGCAAGTCGTGGTGAAGCCGTCGCCGGCCGAGCCAGCGGCAGGTGGATGCCCATGAACGAGCCAGACGCCGCTGGGTCGAAGCGACAGCCGTCGCCAGATGTGCTGGAGCCGCCGGAGCGCTCGGGGGCGAGCTCCACGAGAGCGCCGCCACGGGCCATCGAGGGCACTGTCGACACGCCAGGGTCGATCGAGGCGACACAGCGCACCCATCGCTTCAACGCTGCCAACGGCACGCTGCTGCTCGTGCAGCCCTCTCGAGCGCTGCCGCTGGTAGACGTGGAGCTTACGTTTCGAACCGGTGCCCTATCCGACCCCAAGGGGCTCGAGGGCCTGACCCGCTTGACCGCACGCATGCTGCGACGGGGTACACGCAAGCGTACCGCTCTGGCCATCGACGAAACCATCGACGAGCTCGGAGCGCGGCTTGGCATCGAGACGGGTACCACCCGGGTCAGCTTTAATGGCACCGTGCTGGCGCGCAACCTCGAGCCCTTTGTTGCGTTGCTCGGTGAGCTGATTACGCAGCCGGCGTTTCGGGCTTCGGAGCTCGCTTCACTCAAGCGTCAGACGCTCGCCGATCTGGTGGAGTCCTGCGACCACGATCAGGTGTTGGCGGCTCGGCACTTCCGGCGCTACCTGTTTCCAGGGCATCCCCTGGGCCGATCCGCGGCAGGCAGTCTTACGAGCGTGCGTGCGATCCGGCGCGCTCACCTGTTGGACCACTACCGAGCCCACTTCGTGGCGCACAACCTCATGGTGGGCTTCGCTGGTGCCGTGAGCGCGAGCAGAGCGCGCGAGCTGCTCGATCGCCACCTCGGCCGGATCCGTTCGGGGCCGAGGCCAAGGCAGCTGCCGAGACGACCCAGCGTGGCTCGCGGCCGGCGCGTACTGATCGTCGACAAGCCCGAGCGGACCCAGACCCAGGTCATCATCGGCACCCTGGGCGTGCGCGCGCATGACCGGGACGCGCTTGCGCTCGATGTGGCCAACACGGTCTTCGGCGGCACGTTCACCTCGCGCCTTACAAATGAGGTACGCAGCAAGCGCGGCTGGAGCTACGGCGCCAGCAGCAGTTTTGGCCACGCACGGCACCGCGACGCCTGGAGCATGTGGACCTTCCCCGCGACCCGGGACGCGGTCGCTTGCATCAAGATGCAGCTGCGCCTGCTCGAGCGCTGGGTCGACAAGGGCATCTCCGCACGCGAGCTGCGCTTTGCCCAGGACTACCTCGCTAAAAGCCATGCGTTCGACATCGACACACCCGGCAAGCGGCTCGAGGAAGCGCTCGAGATCGAGCTCTTGGG is from Pseudomonadota bacterium and encodes:
- a CDS encoding insulinase family protein translates to MASPNNGSSRDTCAALVAGVNRGVRRSSARIELVGERPFGPALRLAEFRLGNGLGVLLLVDRSAPVLSFQTWFRVGSRDDPPGKTGLAHFLEHLMFNETENLPPGAFDRVLEAAGAETNAATWVDYTCYYVTLPSSELDLVARLEAERMARLRLSEPLVAAEREVVANERLLRVDDDVEGTANETLYRTAFRRHPYGQPTVGWMADIRGFGVRDCQRFYRRYYAPNNATIVLVGDMEPGAALRTLQKHYGRLKATRINASSADREPPQRAERRIVLERPATSPKLLLGYRTPAARERDHVVLTVLNELLCGGRSSRLYRELVLQHEIASEVRGLLAPFRDPGLYEIWVALRQDREVEDALVIIERRFRELAQGRVKVRELDRGKRRIELDFWQALETAGGKADQIGFHAAVLGNAGELFERLELLEGVTGGDLQRVARRYLSPRTRTQVVVKPSPAEPAAGGCP
- a CDS encoding insulinase family protein; the encoded protein is MNEPDAAGSKRQPSPDVLEPPERSGASSTRAPPRAIEGTVDTPGSIEATQRTHRFNAANGTLLLVQPSRALPLVDVELTFRTGALSDPKGLEGLTRLTARMLRRGTRKRTALAIDETIDELGARLGIETGTTRVSFNGTVLARNLEPFVALLGELITQPAFRASELASLKRQTLADLVESCDHDQVLAARHFRRYLFPGHPLGRSAAGSLTSVRAIRRAHLLDHYRAHFVAHNLMVGFAGAVSASRARELLDRHLGRIRSGPRPRQLPRRPSVARGRRVLIVDKPERTQTQVIIGTLGVRAHDRDALALDVANTVFGGTFTSRLTNEVRSKRGWSYGASSSFGHARHRDAWSMWTFPATRDAVACIKMQLRLLERWVDKGISARELRFAQDYLAKSHAFDIDTPGKRLEEALEIELLGLPRNFGRTYVRRIREVTRSQANRALASHLSYRDLTIVVVATADELRDKLASLPGVGKLEVVPFDRV